The window GACGCGTTGGAATCCCACACCGTGTTCGGCGTCACCGTTCCCTGCGCATTGAACGACAGCGTGGCAGCTTCGTTACCCACAAGCTGTACGCCGGAACCGGTGAAAACGGTAATCTGGTTGGCGCCGTTGGTCGTGACGCGGATGTCCATCAGCTCGGACAGCTGCGTGACGTACTGGTCGCGCTGGTCGAGCAATGCTGCGGTGGACGAATCGGTCGATGTGCCGCCGTTCGGGTTGGCCGCCAGCTGATTATTGATCGTCGCGATCCGCTGCATCAGACCGTTGGCAGTGTTGACGGAGTCGTTGATGCCGTTCTCGGCGGCGCCGCGCAGCGTCTGGATGCCCTGCGTCATCGAATTGAGTTGCTGCGCCAGCACCGACGCCGCATTGACCACGCCGATCCGCGCCGACTGGCTGTCAGCGCTGGTGGATAGCGCCTGCACCGCCGTGGTCAGGCTGTTGAACGCATCTTCGAGCGTGCCGACCGAACCCGGATCGCCGTAAAGGCTCTGCACCTGCTGCAGGAAGCTTGATTTCAACGACGCATAGCCGGCGCCGGAAGTTTCCGTGCGCAGCTGCGCCTGGATGTATTGATCGAGTTCGCGGTTGACGCCGACGACCGCGACATTGGTGCCGTAGGAGCCGGAGTTGGTGGTGACCTGGTCGATCGACTTTCTGACGTAGCCAGGCGTTTCCGCGTTGGCTACGTTCGACGAGACCAGCGCCATCGCGGCCTGGTTGGCGCGCAGGCCGGACATCGCAATGGAGAGTGCGTCGTTGAGACTCATGACAAACTACCGCTCTCGAAGACCACCGCGGGCAAATGCCGCGCGGATTATCGCATCACGTTCAGCAGATCCTGCACCATCGTATTCGCCGTCGTGATCACCTTGGTGTTGGCCGAATAGGCCTGCTGGGTGACGATCAGCTTGGTGAATTCGTTGGCGATGTCGGTGTTCGACGATTCCAGCGAAGCACCGGAGATGCTGCCGCCCTTGCCGAACAGCGCCGCGCCGGATTCGTTGGTGACTTCGAACGCGCCGCCATCGATGCGCTTCAGGAAGTCTGCACCGTTGAAGGTCGCGACGCTGACTTCTGCGAGATCGATATTGCGGCCGTTGGAATAGCTGCCGACGACGCGGCCTTCATTGCTGACCGAAACGCTCTTCAGCTGGCCGGCGGCGAAGCCGTCCTGCTGCAGCTGGTTGACCTGGGCATTGCCGTTGGTGTCGGCGAACTGGGTGAGGCCGCCGGTGCCGAATGCCATGGTGACGTTGCCGAGACTGACGCCGCTCACGGTCAGGCCGCTCAGGGTGATCTGACCGATCACCGGCTGCATCTGGCCATTCGATCCGAACTTGAAATCAGTGCCGACATTTTGCCAGGCGACCGCGGAGCCGGTGGCTGACGGATTGGTCTGATAGAACAGATTCCAGGTATCTGTCCCTCCCTGCGTGGCCGAAGCGACTTTCGCCCAGCGGAACTGCAAACTCACCGGCGCGCCGTTGCCGTCATAGGCGGTGGCGGCACCGCCGCTGATGGATTCGTCGAGGAAGGTCTGGTTGTCGCTGCCGATCACCACGCCGGTACCTGCCGTGCCGCCGCCGGTGCGCAGCGCCGTTACCGTGCCGGAGAAGCCAAGCGAACCGAATGCGCTCGCGTTCGAGGAAACGAGCGAGATATCGTTGGTAACGCCGCTGTTCAGCGTGATCGCGCCAGTCGCCGATATGCTCGAAGCTGGCGTAGCGCCGGTGAGGCCATCGATCGTCGAGAGCAGGCTGCCCACCGTTGAGCCCGCGGCCGAGAGGTCGATAAAGGTCGTGCCGGCGACCGGCGCGGGCGCCGCGCCGCCGTTGTAAAACGAGATCGTCTTGGTGGTCGTAACGCCCGCATTGGTGAGCGTGAGAGTCATCGTATCGCCGGCCACGAAGCCGGCCGGCAGCGAGTCGGTTCCTGACGCGCTCAGCAGATTGGTGGCCGCGGTGATGGCGACGGCCGGGGTCTGGAAATTGGTCCGCGCATTGCCGGTGACGGCGGTGTTGCCGAACGCCGTCGCCGGGGTTCCCAGCGGGCGCGGATTGGACACGAAGTCGGCCGACCGCAGCAATTCCGATCCGGGCACGGCGGTATTGTGCTTGGTAGTCAGCGGATAGCTGGCGAGATTGGCGCGATAGTCAATCTTGGTGGTCGCCTGCGAGGGCAGGAAATCGTTCTGGAAGCGCATGATCTGCGGCACGCTGCCGGCCGGATTGCCGGTGGTCGGATCGATCTTGACGCCCTCCAGAAAGTAACCGGCGCCGTTGACGAGGTAGCCGTTCTTGTCGAGCGAGAAGTCGCCGCGGCGGGTGTAGCGATCGACGCCGTCGAACACCGGCGTGCTGTCGGAGACGCTGGCGGGTTTTTGCACGGCGAAAAAACCGTCGCCGTTGATCGCCATGTAGGTCGATACCGCGGCCGACTGCACCGAGCCTGCGATGGTGTTGGTGCTGCGCGATCCCGCCGTGACGCTGCCGGCCAGCTGCGAGTTGTTGCCGGTTTGGGGAATGAGATCCATGAAGCTGGTATCGATCCGCTTGAAGGCGGTCGTCTGCGAGTTCGCGATGTTGCCGGAAATGTTTTCCAGGGCGTAGGAATTCGCCTGCAGGCCTGCGACGGACGTGGTGAGAGCGCCGAAAATACCCATTACATCGTCTCCAACTTCGATCCGGGCGGCCTGCCGGTGTTTGCCAAAATCACGGCCGCTGTCGGAGGAGATGTCGCAAGCCCCGTGCCAAGAGAAATAGATTTGATATTTCAATGATCTAAAGAAAAAACCCGATCCAAAGACCGGGGCACAATTGCCTAGCAGGGTAATAATTGCCGGGACAGCACGTCCGCGAGGTGCCGGAGTCAGCCCTTCCGGGCCACCTGGAAATGATCAATGAAGGCCCGCAAACCGGCCGATGGCAGGCGCTGGCGTGGGTAGTACAGACAGACTCCCGGGAATGGCGGCGTCCAATCATTCAGGACCTGCGTGAGGCGCCCCGCCGCAAGATCGTCGGCCGCCGATCGCTGGCTGACATAGGCGACGCCGGCGCCCGCTTTTGCCGCGAGCAGCGTTAGATCAGGGCTTCCCAGCATCAGGCGGCCCGGCGGATTGATCTGAATCTCCTCGCCGTTTCGCTCAAACTCCCAGTACCGGACCGCGCCGCTCGGCATTCGCGCATGCAGGCACGCGTGGCTGAACAGATCGGCCGGCGCGCGCGGCACGCCGCGGGCCGCGAAATAACCGGGCGTACCGACCACGATGCGCGCCTCCTCGATCCCCAGCGACAGCGAGATCATGTCCTGGGGCACCGCCTCGGCGTGGCGCAGGCCGGCATCAAAGCCGCCGGCGACGATGTCAACCATCCGGCCCTCGCTGATCATATCCACCCGCATGTCGGGATAGGCCGCCATGAAGCTGAGCACGATCGGCAACACCCGCTCGGCGGCGGCCTCCGAGGCGTTCAACCGCAACAGCCCGGCGGGCGTATCGCGAAACCGGTTCACAGCCTCGACGGCGTCGGCGATGTCCCGCAGCGCCGGCCGCACCCGGTCCAGAAAGCCCTCGCCGGCTTCGGTCAGCGAAACGCTCCGGGTGGTGCGGTTGAACAGCCGCACGCCGAGCTGCCGCTCAATGCTGGCCACGGCATGGCTCAGCGACGACGGCGAAACGCCGAGTTCAGCCGCGGCGGCGCGAAAGCTGCGATGCGCCGCCACCGCGATCAAGGCGTTCAACTCGTTCAGGGCGAGACCAGCCATTGTGCAAAACCATTCATGACTATGTGCAGCTTTGAACCAATTATCGCATCAATCCGGCGTCATTACATCAGCGGTTCAACAGGAGTGCCCCATGACCCGCACCGTTCTCATCACCGGCTGTTCCACCGGATTCGGCGAAGCCACCGTCAAATTGTTCGCCGCCCGCGGCTGGAACGTGGTCGCCACCATGCGCAAGCCCGGGGCTGGCGCGGCTCTCGCAACCCTTGGCAATGTGCTGGTGGTCAGGCTCGACGTGCAGGACCAGACCAGCATCGATGCCGCGATCGCCGCGGGCATCGCCCGCTTCGGCCGCATCGATGCGCTGGTCAACAATGCCGGCTTCGGTCTGTTCGGCGTGTTCGAAGCGACTGCCCGCGACAAAATTCAGGAGCAGTTCGATGTCAACGTGTTCGGTGTGATGGATGTGACCCGCGCGCTGCTGCCGCACTTCCGCGGCAACAAGTCCGGCATCATCGTCAA is drawn from Nitrobacteraceae bacterium AZCC 2146 and contains these coding sequences:
- a CDS encoding flagellar hook protein FlgE (product_source=KO:K02390; cog=COG1749; ko=KO:K02390; pfam=PF06429; superfamily=117143; tigrfam=TIGR03506); translation: MGIFGALTTSVAGLQANSYALENISGNIANSQTTAFKRIDTSFMDLIPQTGNNSQLAGSVTAGSRSTNTIAGSVQSAAVSTYMAINGDGFFAVQKPASVSDSTPVFDGVDRYTRRGDFSLDKNGYLVNGAGYFLEGVKIDPTTGNPAGSVPQIMRFQNDFLPSQATTKIDYRANLASYPLTTKHNTAVPGSELLRSADFVSNPRPLGTPATAFGNTAVTGNARTNFQTPAVAITAATNLLSASGTDSLPAGFVAGDTMTLTLTNAGVTTTKTISFYNGGAAPAPVAGTTFIDLSAAGSTVGSLLSTIDGLTGATPASSISATGAITLNSGVTNDISLVSSNASAFGSLGFSGTVTALRTGGGTAGTGVVIGSDNQTFLDESISGGAATAYDGNGAPVSLQFRWAKVASATQGGTDTWNLFYQTNPSATGSAVAWQNVGTDFKFGSNGQMQPVIGQITLSGLTVSGVSLGNVTMAFGTGGLTQFADTNGNAQVNQLQQDGFAAGQLKSVSVSNEGRVVGSYSNGRNIDLAEVSVATFNGADFLKRIDGGAFEVTNESGAALFGKGGSISGASLESSNTDIANEFTKLIVTQQAYSANTKVITTANTMVQDLLNVMR
- a CDS encoding DNA-binding transcriptional LysR family regulator (product_source=COG0583; cath_funfam=1.10.10.10,3.40.190.10; cog=COG0583; pfam=PF00126,PF03466; superfamily=46785,53850) is translated as MAGLALNELNALIAVAAHRSFRAAAAELGVSPSSLSHAVASIERQLGVRLFNRTTRSVSLTEAGEGFLDRVRPALRDIADAVEAVNRFRDTPAGLLRLNASEAAAERVLPIVLSFMAAYPDMRVDMISEGRMVDIVAGGFDAGLRHAEAVPQDMISLSLGIEEARIVVGTPGYFAARGVPRAPADLFSHACLHARMPSGAVRYWEFERNGEEIQINPPGRLMLGSPDLTLLAAKAGAGVAYVSQRSAADDLAAGRLTQVLNDWTPPFPGVCLYYPRQRLPSAGLRAFIDHFQVARKG